From a single Stigmatopora nigra isolate UIUO_SnigA chromosome 21, RoL_Snig_1.1, whole genome shotgun sequence genomic region:
- the cdk6 gene encoding cyclin-dependent kinase 6: protein MDKETIGTQYEPVAEIGEGAYGKVYKARDLKNGGRFVALKRVRVQTEEEGMPLSTIREVAVLRQLEAFEHPNVVRLFDVCTVSRTNRETKLTLVFEHVEQDLTTYLEKAPDPGVPPETIKDMMYQLLQGLDFLHSHRVVHRDLKPQNILVTSGGQIKLADFGLARIYSFQMALTSVVVTLWYRAPEVLLQSSYATPVDLWSVGCIFAEMFRRRPLFRGSSDVDQLGKIFDVVGVPSAEDWPQEVALPQSAFRPQPAKPIEDLVPDIDEQGRALLLQFLAFNPSRRISALAALTQPYFQSVDSLSRSVYAAQPLPSNKPTIEERTA from the exons ATGGACAAAGAGACGATTGGTACGCAGTATGAACCCGTGGCGGAGATCGGAGAAGGTGCCTATGGAAAAGTGTACAAGGCGAGAGATTTGAAAAACGGGGGCCGATTTGTTGCCCTAAAACGAGTTCGGGTCCAGACGGAGGAAGAGGGGATGCCTCTCTCGACTATCCGGGAGGTGGCAGTACTGAGGCAGCTTGAGGCCTTTGAGCATCCTAATGTCGTCAG GCTTTTTGATGTGTGTACGGTGTCCCGGACTAACCGCGAAACCAAACTCACTCTGGTCTTTGAGCACGTGGAACAAGACCTGACCACCTACCTAGAGAAAGCCCCTGACCCCGGTGTGCCGCCAGAAACTATCAAG gatATGATGTATCAGCTGCTCCAGGGTCTGGACTTCCTGCACTCGCACCGTGTGGTTCACCGTGACCTAAAACCCCAGAACATCCTGGTCACCAGTGGAGGACAGATTAAACTGGCTGACTTTGGTCTGGCTCGCATCTACAGTTTCCAGATGGCGCTCACCTCTGTG GTGGTGACTTTATGGTACCGAGCTCCAGAAGTCTTGCTGCAGTCCAGTTACGCCACCCCGGTGGACCTGTGGAGCGTCGGCTGTATCTTTGCTGAGATGTTCAGGAGAAG ACCTCTTTTTCGTGGGAGCTCTGACGTCGATCAACTGGGCAAAATATTCGA TGTTGTCGGGGTACCTTCGGCAGAAGACTGGCCCCAAGAAGTGGCCCTACCACAGAGTGCCTTCAGGCCCCAGCCTGCTAAGCCAATAGAAGACTTGGTTCCTGACATAGATGAGCAAGGACGGGCCCTCTTATTG CAATTCCTGGCCTTCAACCCATCCAGGAGGATATCTGCATTGGCCGCACTTACTCAGCCCTATTTCCAAAGCGTGGACAGCCTCAGTCGAAGTGTGTACGCTGCTCAGCCCCTTCCCAGTAACAAACCCACCATTGAAGAGAGGACTGCCTGA
- the hepacam2 gene encoding HEPACAM family member 2 yields MEAREAKGRMLLLVFLQVLLTDVSAIFMDIPWSVYPAIEGSSLLLPVQTYFDLDGADIQGTWSHTTPDGIRTTLVTFTKDSAITDMTHRDHVVFREPNMTLLIRELNLEDEGDYNLNLNIEFLNQSGQVFKEETTVHVTVDVPVSTPLIKKTPSYSLVEDKANVTWTCSVERGTRVVFQWFRDSTPLGVSDRYRFSKDKSTLLISPVKKEDKGSYRCEAKNPISREKSQTAVELTVYYGPYNLEVNSDQGLRTGEVFTINPGELVFFHCRADSNPPNSYVWISKSANATQIITEGPRLEVLSHRLAQAENYLCRAFNNVTQKQDETQFTLVVASLGTGKKKYIQEENSVSPLAVMALCSLFVIGSMLLLFFRKGCHPKRVLMRIYKRPISDPNRPHRSGHEDASEDFGIYEFVTTPGRRESTHASCRSLARLESTQDPNTTIYDVIRHVPESPGQSLLQ; encoded by the exons ATGGAGGCAAGGGAGGCCAAAGGGAGAATGCTACTACTTGTCTTCCTTCAGGTCCTCTTAACAG ATGTTAGCGCAATTTTCATGGACATCCCTTGGTCCGTGTACCCCGCCATCGAAGGAAGCTCTCTCCTCCTGCCGGTGCAGACGTATTTCGATTTAGACGGGGCCGACATCCAAGGAACGTGGTCTCACACCACCCCGGACGGCATCCGAACCACCCTAGTGACGTTCACCAAAGACTCGGCCATCACGGACATGACGCACCGCGACCACGTGGTGTTCAGAGAGCCAAACATGACCTTGCTGATACGGGAATTGAACCTGGAGGATGAGGGGGATTATAACCTCAACCTTAACATTGAGTTTCTTAACCAATCAGGGCAGGTTTTCAAAGAAGAGACAACTGTGCATGTCACCGTCGATG TTCCCGTATCCACGCCGCTTATTAAAAAGACCCCATCTTACTCATTGGTGGAGGACAAGGCCAACGTCACGTGGACGTGTTCGGTGGAAAGAGGAACCAGGGTTGTGTTTCAGTGGTTTAGAGACAGTACGCCGCTGGGTGTCAGTGACAGATATCGCTTCTCCAAAGACAAATCCACCTTGCTAATCAGTCCCGTGAAAAAGGAGGATAAGGGAAGCTACCGCTGTGAGGCCAAAAACCCAATCAGCCGGGAGAAATCCCAAACTGCTGTGGAACTTACTGTTTACT ACGGTCCCTACAATTTGGAAGTGAACTCCGACCAGGGCCTCCGCACGGGGGAAGTGTTCACCATCAACCCGGGAGAACTGGTCTTCTTCCACTGCCGGGCCGACTCCAACCCCCCCAACAGCTACGTTTGGATCTCCAAGAGCGCCAATGCCACGCAGATTATCACGGAAGGCCCCCGCTTGGAGGTTCTCTCCCACCGATTGGCCCAGGCTGAGAACTACCTGTGCCGGGCCTTCAACAACGTGACCCAGAAACAAGACGAAACCCAGTTCACCCTGGTGGTGGCCAGTCTGGGTACAG GGAAGAAGAAGTACATACAGGAGGAGAATTCTGTGTCACCGCTAGCTGTGATGGCGTTGTGTTCCTTGTTCGTCATTGGTAGCATGCTGCTCCTCTTTTTTCGGAAGGGTTGTCACCCAAAAAGAG TGCTCATGAGGATTTATAAAAG ACCCATCTCAGATCCAAATCGACCACATCGATCAG GCCACGAGGATGCAAGCGAAGACTTTGGGATCTACGAATTCGTCACCACACCCGGCAGAAGGGAATCCACGCAT GCGTCGTGCAGATCTCTGGCCCGCCTAGAGTCGACTCAAGATCCGAACACGACAATCTACGATGTGATCCGACACGTTCCCGAAAGCCCCGGGCAGAGTTTGCTCCAGTGA